In Candidatus Methylomirabilota bacterium, a single window of DNA contains:
- a CDS encoding GntR family transcriptional regulator — MNGRTPRYLKIADALRGRIRSGEHAAGDQLPNQRQLAREFGVTLMTLRQALEVLERDRLIRRRHGLGTFVAAPFIDYDILQHQRFATDLRAQGEPVSTRLLASRFVIGDRRVTAALGLGARARVLQLERLRLVDGHPMSLQRSFLAARLGEELVKADLAATPLRQALEFKLGVTIERAKETVSAVRLGRREARELGCRLEAPAFESERVSFAADGQPVVFDRVYIPGDRFRITRELQYQGAS; from the coding sequence ATGAACGGTCGCACGCCTCGATATCTCAAGATCGCGGACGCGCTGCGCGGGCGGATCCGCAGCGGCGAGCACGCCGCCGGTGACCAGCTGCCCAACCAGCGCCAGTTGGCCCGCGAGTTCGGCGTCACCCTCATGACGTTGCGCCAGGCCCTGGAGGTGCTCGAGCGGGACCGCCTGATCCGTCGGCGCCATGGCCTGGGCACCTTCGTGGCGGCCCCCTTCATCGACTACGACATCCTCCAGCACCAGCGCTTCGCCACCGACCTCCGGGCCCAGGGCGAGCCGGTGAGCACGCGGCTGCTGGCGAGCCGGTTCGTCATCGGCGACCGCCGTGTCACGGCCGCGCTCGGTCTGGGCGCCCGGGCCCGCGTGCTCCAGCTGGAGCGCTTGCGGCTGGTCGATGGCCACCCCATGAGTCTGCAGCGCTCGTTTCTGGCCGCTCGCCTGGGGGAGGAGCTGGTGAAGGCCGACCTGGCGGCGACGCCGCTGCGTCAGGCCCTGGAGTTCAAGCTGGGTGTGACGATCGAGCGCGCCAAAGAGACCGTCTCCGCCGTCCGGCTCGGCCGACGCGAGGCCCGCGAGCTCGGCTGCCGCCTGGAAGCGCCGGCCTTCGAGTCCGAGCGGGTCTCGTTCGCCGCGGACGGTCAGCCCGTCGTCTTCGACCGTGTCTACATTCCCGGCGATCGGTTCCGCATCACCCGCGAGCTGCAGTACCAAGGAGCCTCGTGA
- a CDS encoding electron transfer flavoprotein subunit beta/FixA family protein, which produces MKILVAIKQVPDTATQVKIGADAKGIDTAGITWIVSPYDEFAVEEALRIKEKAGQGEVVAVTLGPERAKEALRSCLAMGCDRAIHLNDPAWGGTDTLVTARALAAVVKQEAPQLVLCGRQAIDDDMGATPAQLAEALGWPCAYWIMEEAVAADGQSIRVARQVEGGLEVFDVPLPAVLTCQKGLNEPRYPTLKGIMGAKKKEIKDVKAGDLGLEPGGEQLSVVALEALPPRPPGRIIQGDVPTAVKELVRSLREEAKAI; this is translated from the coding sequence ATGAAGATCCTGGTAGCCATCAAGCAAGTTCCAGATACCGCCACCCAGGTGAAGATCGGCGCCGACGCCAAGGGCATCGACACCGCCGGCATCACCTGGATCGTCTCCCCCTACGACGAGTTCGCCGTGGAGGAGGCGCTGCGCATCAAGGAAAAGGCGGGGCAGGGGGAGGTCGTCGCGGTGACGCTCGGTCCCGAACGCGCCAAGGAGGCCCTGCGCTCGTGCCTGGCCATGGGCTGCGACCGGGCCATTCACCTCAACGATCCTGCCTGGGGCGGCACCGATACGCTGGTGACCGCGCGGGCACTGGCGGCCGTCGTCAAGCAAGAGGCCCCCCAGCTCGTGCTCTGCGGGCGCCAGGCGATCGACGACGACATGGGCGCGACCCCGGCGCAGCTCGCCGAAGCGCTGGGCTGGCCGTGCGCATACTGGATCATGGAAGAAGCGGTGGCGGCGGATGGCCAATCGATCCGGGTGGCCCGGCAGGTCGAGGGCGGCCTGGAAGTTTTCGACGTCCCCCTGCCGGCGGTCCTCACGTGCCAGAAGGGACTGAACGAACCGCGCTATCCCACGCTCAAGGGGATCATGGGCGCCAAGAAGAAAGAGATCAAGGACGTGAAGGCTGGGGATCTGGGGCTCGAGCCCGGCGGCGAGCAGCTCAGCGTGGTCGCGCTCGAAGCGCTGCCGCCCCGTCCGCCGGGACGCATCATCCAGGGTGACGTCCCGACCGCCGTCAAGGAGCTCGTGCGCTCACTCCGGGAGGAAGCGAAAGCGATCTAG